A stretch of DNA from Salvelinus fontinalis isolate EN_2023a chromosome 17, ASM2944872v1, whole genome shotgun sequence:
TAAGGTTGCCATTATTAACCTCATAACAAAAGGTTTGCCAGAGAACATGGACAGAACATAACATGCTGGTTAGGAGGTGGAAGAAGAGGAATTGTCTCGTTTGTGTCCTAGCTTAAAGCCTCCTATGTATACAGAGATAACAACAACCCTCCTTTCAGAGGATGAGTGTTCCAGAGTCTGAAGGAGGAGCAGTCTGTGTCAGACAGGACCTCAGAGCGCCATCACTCCCAGCCTCCCTGCAGCTAGCTCTTTTTCCCCCCCGATGAGGTCCTGCAGGGTGAGGATGGTGGGTGTAGCTTCGCTCCCGTCTCTCCGTAGGGCCTGCAGGAGATCCACGCGCCCAGGCTTGAACGCCCGCTTCTCTGCCCTGCTCCTGGGCGGGGGTAGGCCATCACAGAGGCGCGTGCAGGAGGCAGCAGCAAGGCCGCAGAAGGAGGACACGTCTGACTGGGAGGAGCCCTCGGAGCTGCCCTCAGACGGGGGGTCCCTGAAGGCAGGGTGGCTGAGATGCCCCGTGCGGGGTAGAGGGTCCATGGTGCCACGGCCGTCATATATGGGTGCTCGGTTAGCAAGCAAAGGAGCACAGAAAGCAGTGCACTTCAGGGTCCCCACGGTCTTCATCTTACTGCGTTTCTTCAGCAGAGAAGTGTTGGGGACAGAGGGTGGAAGGGTTGAGGAGAGAGATTTTATTTGTTGAGGTTGGCGATGAGGAGAGATCATGTTCATGATACAGTTATACATGATACAGTTTATATGTGAGAAAGTGTTGAGAATTTCCTTGAGATAGCGACACTGTTCCATCCATACCTTTTTATTAGCTGGTGGAAAATTAATTGGTTCAACAGTTTGCAGTGTCTCTGCACCTGCAAGCACAAGGTGAAAATAGTAAgcaaattatatttaaaaaactgATTGTGAAACAATATTATAAAATCAGCCAAACAGCAACCACAAACCTTGCTCTCGAGAAGCCAAGGCATTCTGCCTTATCCCAAGGGTTCTCAGCTATAAACACCGCTTACTGGTAAACTACAATCCCAACACACAGGTGTTcgagcatgctagatagctaatgaGCACAGGGGGTCGCCTCTGTCTTCCGTAAACAAGCGAtgtaacatggaaatatggcAAAATGTGAAATATGGAAAAATGTGGAACCCTAACATACTTTCTTTTAATAAGGAACACATCTTTCATATCAGTGAGAAATTGTGTTTCCAAAATCGTACCGCAAGCAATACGTGTTATCGGTTAAAGACCGCGTGTCagggctcttaacaaaactcccccgGCCAGAAGATACCTTCATGAATAGACAGCCACTAAGGTAGATTGTGGTAGCCCATTCATAGACACTAACTGAAACCTTAGAATGAGGAATCAGAAGGAAGTACAcactcctccacacacacatacagtcataATTAAACTTGCCTTCAGTGGTAGGTAACTGAAAGGAATCAGAGTGCAGGAGAGGATATGAGGCTCGTCTCTTCAAGCTCATGTCTTCATATTCAGAGAAACGCctgaagggaggagacaggatgaattaaactgtccagtgaaaatctcacttttaaaagttcatattgttaactcatacccaaataatgttgttgactcatcctatactcgTGTGTGGCAAAAGCATAAATTGGAGGGGAAAAAAGCACTTCAGAAACCCCACCTCAAACAGACCGTTTCAAAAATGCTTGATATTTCCTCAGAGGATGTTGCACTGGCCAATCAGAGGTCTACTCGCGTGAATATCTTTAATGACCGGTATATGCCCataccattccaacacagaaaagctgctttttaacatacttaataaaaaaacatttggaaGAAAaacaatttcactcatattgtaattaattataggtcatatttcatagaaacctggaaacactggacagttactttaaactCAGCATCCTGATGACACTTCATGTATGTCAACAATAATGTGTGTGGTGTCCCTTGGATGAGATGTGGTAACACCAATTGAAGGGTACCTATGTAAGGACTTCATAACACATTCGTAACCCATTCATAAGCAGTACATAATCACAACCCCTGGTGTTCCCCCTAGTGGGACATAACAGAGGATATGAGTGTAGATACCTCTCTGGGGAGCAGTAGCTGTAGGTTATAGGAGGGTCTGTGGAGGGAGGCTGCATGGCAGTCATGTGACATTGCTGGACACACAGCAGCAGGCCCAAGATCAAACACAACACCAGGCACAGCAGGAGGTAACTCTGCCTGTCTGAAACCTACAACAGAGACAGGGCCAAGTTAGCACACTGCAGCCATGTGCTGTGATTGGTAAGgatgtaaaataaatatataatacaTGTTACTGCTGCATTCCAGGGTTGGGTTCAATTCCATGTCAATTCAGGTGGCAAACTTCCTTGTTGAAAAGCAATGAGGAGTAGGTCTTTAGTTTACTTACcactgactgaattgaaatgtatTGACCCCAAACCTGCTGTATTCAATAGGGTAGAAATGATGTAGTATCTACCTGGCTCTGCAGCTGGCTGACTCTGACAGACAGGTTGAGCACCAGCTGTGTGACATCCTCCAGCTGGCCCTGCAACGAATGGAtggactctgtctgtctctggtccTATAGGGACAAAGGAAACTTTTGAGCTGACCAATCACAAACACTCTCACAAGCCATATTCCCATACATTGCAAATGATACCCTCCCTGCAATTGTGAGTGACTAGATGaccaaatctgtcattctgcccctgaacaaggcaattaacccactgttcctaggccatcattgtaaataagaatttgttaactgacttgcctagttaaataaaggttcaaaaaataaataatttaaaggccaAAACTGTGCGATACCTGCCTGAGACTCCATCTTAAGATAGGCTATGCAGTATGTAACGTTCTAGACAAACACACTGTAGGTCCCCCTCCGCACCTGCTCCTCTGCCATCCTGGATGTGTTCTGCAGTTTGATGATGGTTTGGTTGAAAGCCCTCTGCATCTCTTCCATCTGCCTTCGGTACCTTCAACAAAACACACAGAAGTATCAGGATCACCATCTAAACCTTCAATTGACTAACTCTAGTTCCAATATGTCTGACATCTGACAGTTAATAAAACCAGCAGGATGGTGCTCAATGCTCAGCCAATGGCCATCCATGAATCCCTGAGGCCCCCGTACCTCTGGCTGAGTTGCTCTAGGTAGCGTCCGCTCAGCGACATGTTCATCTCCAGGGCCTTGATGCGGTTGTTGAGCCTCATGAACACAGACTCCTTCTGGCTGGTGGAGCCGTGCATCGGGTTCCCGTTCCCCTGCTCCGTGGCGTTGTGGAGCTCTGCATAGAAGTctaaaggggaaggagaggggggctgGAAGGAGTCGGGGCGAGGcagctgctgcccgttaccattGGGCGATGGGGTGAAGAGGATGTCCTCCAAAAGCTCCGCCTCCCCCTTGGTTTCAGTGGCCACGGCCTGGCCCTGGCCGTGCGAGGGAGGCTCCGTCATGACCACGACGGGGACAGAGTTCTGCTCCTCAGGAGTAGTGTTGCCGCCGCCGGCACCCGCTGGTTTAGGTGGGGATCCCGgaggctgctgctgctctgtgggggtggaggtagtgaggaggggtggggggagtgGATCAGCCACATGTGGTTGGTGGATGACCGGGATGTTGTCTTGTTCTACAGGCTGGACTTCTGGGCAGGGCCTCTCTACAGGGGTTCCCCAGCTCTGCTCCACTGGGCCACTGGAGCTGGTGACAGTGGGAGGCTGCCTGATCTCCTCCTGCTGCACCTCCTGGCTTTTCTCTGCCCCAGTGATGGGGTGCTTCTGCCCAGGCAGGTCTGTGGGAGAGTGGAGTGGAGGCTCCACGGCAGGTGTGGGCCTGGCGGCAGAGCTGGAGGTGTCGGTGGAgctgggtctgggcagggtggaGGTCTGGCTGGGCTCTAGGTGGGGCAGCTCCATACTGGGCTCTACCTCTCCCACTGCCTCAGTCTCAACCCATGGAAGGATGTCAGTGGGCCTGGCTTCTCTCTCCTCATGGGCAGAGCTGGgctctctctcctgttccccctGAGTGTGTGGCTGCTGGGGTGTCTGAGTGGGCGTGGAGGAGATGGGCAGCTGCTGTGACGGGGTGGTGGGGGTGACTGGAGCTGGAGTAGCCTCTGGTTTCCTCTCCTGGCTGGTATAGTTCCTCTGAAAGGAACACTGGTGAACGAGGTACTCCTGGAGGGAGGCTGAGCAGGagcaagaagaggaggaagataggCCACAGTAGTCAAGGCTTTCTTGCTGTCGATGGCCAGGCCAAcggtgctcctctctctccctcccatcctcctcctcctccagcatgGTGACTATAGACTggacctcctccttctcctctatagGAGAAACTACCTGCTCCTCTTCAGTTACATGCTCTGGTTTGGGTTCCTCTGTGGTAGTGACATCAATGTCCTCTAGTACTTCAGGCTGCTCCACCTCTACAGCGTCAGGCCTGAGAACAAagacagaaacagggagagaaagagacagaaacaggaagagacagaaacacggagaaagagagacagggacgTAAGCTATTACAGCTACAAAATACCAATAATGCACATCCAAGCACGGTAACCTGCAGGCCCTGACAGAAATGTGATTCATTATAAAAGGAATCACAAACTATCACATTTAGCTGACTTCTAATATACTCTGGTAAAAACCATTGCCGTCAGACTTTAAAAAATAAACACTTCAGCAGTTTAAATGACAAAATGTCTGCCAATATTGTAGATCTATATCAAGTGAAAGACTAAGTGAAAAAAAATGACTGGTAGGCTGGTACTCACACTGGGCTGAGGGTGGTAGTGGTGTCAGGGTCAGATGATGTAATGACAGTCAGGTTCACTGTATGGCCTGAGAAGTTCCCTTCACCTGGTCCTCCCCCCAGCACGTTGACTTTAATGTTGTTCACCATGTTCAGAATGACGTCTGGAACAAGACAGCCCATGAGTGAATACTTATACCAGTCATTGAATCCCTCCCCACATAGACGTCACAAAGGGTTTACAGACTCAGGTATGACAGATCTAATTTTTTCAATACTGAGAGGGGTGGGAACCCTGTGAGTGTCAAAGACACTTATACACAGGATGAAACCATAGTTGTGTGACTGGTGTAATGGGATATTTATTtggctgtatgtgtgtaactCACCCTTGGCTGATCCTATGAGGTCATTTGAAGCCTTGTCCTCTGCAGGAACGTATCCAAGAGGATAATCtgaaggtcacacacacacaggaaagatAACATCACACTCACCAGGAACAACATCCAAACAGTTCAAAGGTGAGAGGTACAAATTACAT
This window harbors:
- the LOC129813785 gene encoding SUN domain-containing ossification factor-like isoform X2 gives rise to the protein MMKKRLWQVVSACLLVLLLCWHPTKYVSCTEQPPEAQTQRLKEDPVDRSHHKLEDGWGSQYVQHLSEEEVLPEGEEVETQQQGLAEEEGAGTPGTEVENKEHVQTLDLDDSEKEPETAEPEAEPETAEPEAEPETAEPEAEPETAEPEAEPETAEPEAEPETAEPEAEPETAEPEAEPETAEPEAEPETAEPEVEPETAEPEAEQPPPEAVVTQELQPTPSSDLFHPSSAPALNPVTEDPSMPHGSSSSVPEDTLSDVPVSEFSDTDLATDDCEAGETNPFDESWTCVSSGSKIQDQSPSLPVVLEKLNNAQGKGTKTDIDPPPAQAGQASVGLAQGANTSHMLKEPGLSSRIATEKDPNVATKDAEDIPTFDEWKKKIMEKEKTLATHISTNGGSHAVKKVQKNFNNYASVECGAKILGSNPEAKSTSAILMESMDHYMLNPCSNKIWFIIELCDPIQVKQLDIANFELFSSTPKDFLVSISDRYPTNKWVKLGTFHAREERTVQSFPLDEHLYAKYVKVELVSHHGSEHFCPLSLIRVFGTSMVEEYEEIADPLDRPDDQDDDLDYPLGYVPAEDKASNDLIGSAKDVILNMVNNIKVNVLGGGPGEGNFSGHTVNLTVITSSDPDTTTTLSPVPDAVEVEQPEVLEDIDVTTTEEPKPEHVTEEEQVVSPIEEKEEVQSIVTMLEEEEDGREREEHRWPGHRQQESLDYCGLSSSSSCSCSASLQEYLVHQCSFQRNYTSQERKPEATPAPVTPTTPSQQLPISSTPTQTPQQPHTQGEQEREPSSAHEEREARPTDILPWVETEAVGEVEPSMELPHLEPSQTSTLPRPSSTDTSSSAARPTPAVEPPLHSPTDLPGQKHPITGAEKSQEVQQEEIRQPPTVTSSSGPVEQSWGTPVERPCPEVQPVEQDNIPVIHQPHVADPLPPPLLTTSTPTEQQQPPGSPPKPAGAGGGNTTPEEQNSVPVVVMTEPPSHGQGQAVATETKGEAELLEDILFTPSPNGNGQQLPRPDSFQPPSPSPLDFYAELHNATEQGNGNPMHGSTSQKESVFMRLNNRIKALEMNMSLSGRYLEQLSQRYRRQMEEMQRAFNQTIIKLQNTSRMAEEQDQRQTESIHSLQGQLEDVTQLVLNLSVRVSQLQSQVSDRQSYLLLCLVLCLILGLLLCVQQCHMTAMQPPSTDPPITYSYCSPERRFSEYEDMSLKRRASYPLLHSDSFQLPTTEGAETLQTVEPINFPPANKKKRSKMKTVGTLKCTAFCAPLLANRAPIYDGRGTMDPLPRTGHLSHPAFRDPPSEGSSEGSSQSDVSSFCGLAAASCTRLCDGLPPPRSRAEKRAFKPGRVDLLQALRRDGSEATPTILTLQDLIGGEKELAAGRLGVMAL
- the LOC129813785 gene encoding SUN domain-containing ossification factor-like isoform X1; protein product: MMKKRLWQVVSACLLVLLLCWHPTKYVSCTEQPPEAQTQRLKEDPVDRSHHKLEDGWGSQYVQHLSEEEVLPEGEEVETQQQGLAEEEGAGTPGTEVENKEHVQTLDLDDSEKEPETAEPEAEPETAEPEAEPETAEPEAEPETAEPEAEPETAEPEAEPETAEPEAEPETAEPEAEPETAEPEAEPETAEPEVEPETAEPEAEQPPPEAVVTQELQPTPSSDLFHPSSAPALNPVTEDPSMPHGSSSSVPEDTLSDVPVSEFSDTDLATDDCEAGETNPFDESWTCVSSGSKIQDQSPSLPVVLEKLNNAQGKGTKTDIDPPPAQAGQASVGLAQGANTSHMLKEPGLSSRIATEKDPNVATKDAEDIPTFDEWKKKIMEKEKTLATHISTNGGSHAVKKVQKNFNNYASVECGAKILGSNPEAKSTSAILMESMDHYMLNPCSNKIWFIIELCDPIQVKQLDIANFELFSSTPKDFLVSISDRYPTNKWVKLGTFHAREERTVQSFPLDEHLYAKYVKMFTKYIKVELVSHHGSEHFCPLSLIRVFGTSMVEEYEEIADPLDRPDDQDDDLDYPLGYVPAEDKASNDLIGSAKDVILNMVNNIKVNVLGGGPGEGNFSGHTVNLTVITSSDPDTTTTLSPVPDAVEVEQPEVLEDIDVTTTEEPKPEHVTEEEQVVSPIEEKEEVQSIVTMLEEEEDGREREEHRWPGHRQQESLDYCGLSSSSSCSCSASLQEYLVHQCSFQRNYTSQERKPEATPAPVTPTTPSQQLPISSTPTQTPQQPHTQGEQEREPSSAHEEREARPTDILPWVETEAVGEVEPSMELPHLEPSQTSTLPRPSSTDTSSSAARPTPAVEPPLHSPTDLPGQKHPITGAEKSQEVQQEEIRQPPTVTSSSGPVEQSWGTPVERPCPEVQPVEQDNIPVIHQPHVADPLPPPLLTTSTPTEQQQPPGSPPKPAGAGGGNTTPEEQNSVPVVVMTEPPSHGQGQAVATETKGEAELLEDILFTPSPNGNGQQLPRPDSFQPPSPSPLDFYAELHNATEQGNGNPMHGSTSQKESVFMRLNNRIKALEMNMSLSGRYLEQLSQRYRRQMEEMQRAFNQTIIKLQNTSRMAEEQDQRQTESIHSLQGQLEDVTQLVLNLSVRVSQLQSQVSDRQSYLLLCLVLCLILGLLLCVQQCHMTAMQPPSTDPPITYSYCSPERRFSEYEDMSLKRRASYPLLHSDSFQLPTTEGAETLQTVEPINFPPANKKKRSKMKTVGTLKCTAFCAPLLANRAPIYDGRGTMDPLPRTGHLSHPAFRDPPSEGSSEGSSQSDVSSFCGLAAASCTRLCDGLPPPRSRAEKRAFKPGRVDLLQALRRDGSEATPTILTLQDLIGGEKELAAGRLGVMAL